A genomic stretch from Dissulfurispira thermophila includes:
- a CDS encoding BsaWI family type II restriction enzyme, with protein sequence MNEQEIKKEIEEKINSLEKLKGKDIADILLSIYKRETVGLSIEERIDQISTLWGFVEEIFAIDKENIHPYLERLDDPEQSKKGFLGNAWEQIFEALANEFLETLDIKVIRLSKENIERLVKEKIKDLEDNFKKFRDLGLIKESSFSFRRIVELLYEDIIRQLKVYIDDEYKVSVNPDCDLIIVKYINDGTYTGKMLVLAVLSSKKKFRERIAQVGYWTVKFRHSGSKIKNLLITPDEDKDFLKDSDHKKIAEFDTDGTYVVYSKEIRSTKIKHLKFLREDVEKILNERSEEIAMYDRYGSIIGKLLNQR encoded by the coding sequence ATGAACGAGCAGGAGATCAAAAAGGAAATAGAAGAGAAGATCAACAGTTTAGAAAAACTGAAAGGAAAAGATATTGCTGATATTCTCCTCTCAATATATAAAAGAGAAACCGTTGGCTTGTCAATAGAAGAGAGGATTGATCAAATCTCAACTTTGTGGGGTTTTGTAGAGGAAATCTTCGCTATAGATAAAGAAAACATACATCCATATTTAGAAAGATTGGATGATCCAGAACAATCTAAGAAGGGTTTTTTAGGAAATGCATGGGAACAAATATTTGAAGCATTAGCAAATGAATTTTTAGAAACACTTGATATTAAAGTGATCAGATTATCAAAGGAAAACATAGAAAGACTTGTAAAAGAAAAAATAAAAGATTTAGAAGATAATTTTAAAAAATTTAGAGATCTTGGTTTAATAAAAGAGTCCAGTTTTTCTTTCAGACGAATCGTTGAGTTGCTTTATGAAGACATAATAAGGCAATTAAAAGTATATATAGATGATGAATATAAAGTTTCTGTTAACCCAGATTGTGATCTTATAATTGTTAAATATATAAATGATGGAACTTATACAGGTAAGATGCTTGTTTTAGCTGTTTTGTCTTCAAAAAAGAAGTTTAGAGAGCGTATTGCTCAGGTTGGTTATTGGACTGTAAAATTTAGGCATTCTGGTTCAAAGATTAAAAATCTGCTGATCACACCTGATGAAGATAAAGATTTTCTTAAGGATAGCGATCACAAGAAGATTGCAGAGTTTGATACCGATGGAACTTATGTTGTGTATTCTAAGGAAATAAGAAGTACGAAAATAAAGCATCTAAAGTTCTTAAGAGAAGATGTGGAAAAGATATTAAATGAACGAAGTGAAGAAATAGCAATGTATGATAGATATGGCAGTATTATCGGCAAACTTTTAAATCAGAGGTGA
- a CDS encoding RidA family protein encodes MAHEIKIKIYNRKSIPLYAKVIKIMTPEDKLKQLDITIPEAPKPLGSYVPCVQAGNLLFLSGMLPLKDGKLIKTGKLGESVSIEEAQEYARQCVINALSVLKSHLGSLNKVKRCVKLNGYIASAADFAEQPKVLNAASDLLFEIFGEAGRHARAAVGVSSLPLNSPIEIDFIFEVI; translated from the coding sequence ATGGCGCATGAAATCAAAATAAAAATCTATAATAGAAAATCCATACCCCTATATGCTAAAGTTATAAAAATTATGACACCTGAAGATAAACTGAAACAGCTTGACATCACGATTCCGGAGGCTCCAAAGCCCCTCGGTTCCTATGTACCGTGCGTCCAAGCAGGCAATCTCCTTTTTTTAAGCGGAATGCTTCCATTGAAGGATGGCAAACTAATTAAGACGGGAAAGCTCGGAGAATCGGTGTCAATTGAAGAAGCTCAGGAATACGCTCGGCAATGCGTTATCAATGCACTATCAGTCTTGAAATCTCATCTTGGCAGTCTTAACAAAGTAAAGCGATGTGTAAAACTGAACGGCTATATTGCATCTGCTGCTGACTTTGCAGAACAGCCAAAAGTATTAAATGCCGCATCTGATTTGCTATTCGAAATCTTTGGCGAGGCAGGCAGACATGCAAGGGCAGCAGTCGGTGTGTCATCACTTCCTCTAAACTCGCCTATAGAGATAGATTTTATTTTTGAAGTGATTTAG
- a CDS encoding DUF5618 family protein has translation MKELVRYLDNAKELLRKSPIEGNHYTDEKYVKSACGVAYLGVLKAIEEHLLKKGLTKKELPKKVEEYRNALQKYVSVHNGKLLKEFDDLYDELHIAGYYRGLLHRVDIVKGALKSAEEFIEELK, from the coding sequence ATGAAAGAGCTTGTCAGATACCTTGATAATGCAAAGGAACTGCTACGCAAGTCTCCGATTGAGGGGAATCACTACACTGATGAAAAGTATGTAAAGTCCGCCTGCGGGGTGGCATATCTCGGCGTATTAAAGGCTATCGAAGAGCATCTTCTCAAAAAAGGACTGACAAAAAAAGAACTCCCCAAAAAAGTTGAAGAATACCGCAATGCCCTCCAAAAATATGTTTCCGTGCATAACGGAAAACTTTTAAAAGAGTTTGACGATCTTTACGACGAACTCCATATTGCAGGTTATTACAGAGGGTTATTACACCGCGTAGATATTGTAAAAGGCGCGTTAAAAAGCGCTGAAGAGTTTATAGAGGAGTTGAAATAG
- a CDS encoding radical SAM protein, translating to MNRRLIEKVDTILSKEKGTIFKDPGGKINICLVYPDAYHIGMSNLGFQGIYSFLNRRDDVVCERAFLPDERDIGEYIRTETSIFSYESKRSLNRFDIVAFSISFENDYPNILKALNIAKIPFSSSERNEYHPLLIAGGVCCFFNPEPIAPIFDIIFVGEAEDSLNEFIDKYKVKGKGQKGEIKRELSNIEGIYVPEFYQVAYNNDGTIAERISLNNAPKKIKRRYIKDLSVSPVTTTITTPEAEFSDMYLIEAMRGCPWKCRFCLVGHIYSPPRKKDLTAITTEINRAKEITSKIGLIGPSLTDYAHIKDVLSIEDVDFSITSLRASEKSVELVALLKGHKSVSIAPEAGTERMRRVVNKKITEKDILDTSSLILNAGIENLRLYFIIGLPSETQEDVSGIVELVKKARRLSNRGNIILSISTFVPKPFTPFQWHAMEPLDSIKEKLKFIKKALKDEKGVKVFHDVPKYAYMQGLFSMGDRRVFNVLKAMVKTDDYKAACSEAGVDMDYYIFREKNFDEILPWDFIDTGISKEKLWNEYIEAMSV from the coding sequence GTGAATCGTAGGCTTATAGAAAAAGTTGATACCATTCTTTCAAAAGAGAAGGGCACGATCTTTAAAGACCCGGGTGGAAAGATAAATATATGTCTTGTGTATCCAGATGCTTATCATATAGGCATGTCAAATTTAGGATTTCAAGGGATTTATAGTTTTCTTAATCGAAGAGATGATGTTGTATGCGAAAGGGCATTTTTACCTGATGAAAGAGATATCGGAGAATATATAAGGACAGAGACTTCTATCTTTTCCTATGAATCAAAGAGATCATTAAATAGATTTGATATAGTTGCCTTTTCCATTTCCTTTGAAAATGACTATCCGAATATTTTAAAGGCACTCAATATTGCTAAAATTCCTTTTAGTTCATCAGAAAGAAATGAATATCATCCACTCCTGATTGCAGGAGGGGTCTGCTGTTTTTTCAATCCAGAGCCAATAGCTCCAATCTTTGATATTATCTTCGTTGGTGAGGCAGAGGACTCTCTGAATGAGTTTATTGATAAATATAAGGTGAAGGGCAAAGGGCAAAAGGGCGAGATTAAGAGAGAATTATCAAACATTGAAGGTATTTATGTCCCTGAGTTTTATCAGGTGGCTTATAATAATGATGGAACTATTGCTGAAAGGATTTCTCTGAATAATGCGCCGAAGAAAATAAAGAGGAGGTATATAAAAGACCTGTCTGTTTCACCTGTGACAACTACAATTACTACTCCTGAGGCTGAATTTTCTGATATGTATCTCATCGAGGCTATGAGGGGATGCCCATGGAAATGCAGGTTTTGTCTTGTAGGGCATATTTATAGCCCTCCACGAAAAAAGGATTTGACAGCTATTACAACAGAGATAAATAGGGCAAAGGAGATTACTTCAAAAATAGGCTTGATTGGTCCATCACTAACTGATTATGCACATATCAAAGATGTTTTAAGTATTGAGGATGTGGATTTTTCTATAACCTCTTTACGTGCAAGTGAAAAGAGTGTTGAACTCGTGGCACTTTTAAAAGGGCACAAGAGCGTGTCTATTGCGCCGGAGGCAGGTACAGAGAGGATGAGAAGGGTTGTCAATAAAAAGATAACGGAGAAGGACATCCTCGATACTTCAAGCCTTATACTTAATGCGGGAATAGAGAATCTCAGGCTTTATTTTATTATCGGACTTCCAAGCGAGACTCAGGAAGATGTTTCCGGAATTGTTGAGCTTGTGAAAAAAGCGCGGCGGCTCTCAAATAGAGGCAATATAATATTGAGCATAAGCACATTTGTTCCAAAGCCATTTACACCATTTCAATGGCATGCAATGGAGCCTCTTGACTCTATAAAGGAGAAACTGAAATTTATCAAAAAGGCATTAAAGGATGAAAAAGGTGTTAAGGTCTTTCATGATGTCCCTAAATACGCTTATATGCAGGGGCTTTTTTCTATGGGTGACAGAAGAGTATTTAATGTTTTAAAGGCAATGGTTAAGACAGATGACTATAAAGCAGCATGTTCTGAGGCAGGGGTAGATATGGACTATTATATTTTTAGAGAGAAGAACTTTGACGAAATACTGCCGTGGGATTTTATAGATACGGGCATATCAAAAGAAAAACTATGGAACGAGTATATAGAGGCTATGAGTGTATAA
- the murB gene encoding UDP-N-acetylmuramate dehydrogenase — translation MTYEHLKDFCISRNIDIRFNEPMSIHTSLKIGGPADIALFPNESSISELIKTLTKEGIPYIVIGGGTNILIKDSGIGGAVIFTSRINGITQNTEYRTQDADTECIFVQSGCLLQKVINLCIEHGLSGMEGLAGIPGSVGGAIAGNAGSFGYEIKDVIKSVNLVMPDGSIKNLSSSDIGFQYRSSNITSGAIILSTILCLRRDEPFKIKKRFVEFINEKKSRQPVSKLSAGCVFKNPKDIAAGKLIADAGCKGMRFGDIEVSTMHANFFINRGKGTADDFLKLMDIVSKKVKDKFGIVLEPEIKVLGR, via the coding sequence ATGACCTATGAACATTTAAAAGATTTTTGCATTTCACGGAATATTGACATTCGGTTTAACGAACCAATGTCAATACATACATCTCTTAAAATCGGTGGCCCAGCCGATATTGCACTATTCCCTAATGAATCTTCTATATCTGAACTCATAAAAACTCTTACTAAAGAAGGAATTCCGTATATAGTTATTGGTGGTGGCACGAATATACTGATAAAGGACAGTGGCATCGGTGGTGCTGTAATTTTTACATCAAGGATTAATGGTATCACACAAAATACAGAATACAGAACACAGGATGCAGACACAGAATGTATCTTTGTGCAATCTGGCTGCCTTCTTCAGAAAGTTATTAATCTATGTATTGAGCATGGACTTTCTGGGATGGAGGGATTGGCAGGGATTCCTGGTTCAGTGGGAGGTGCAATTGCAGGAAATGCAGGTTCATTTGGATATGAGATAAAAGATGTGATTAAATCAGTCAATTTAGTAATGCCAGATGGAAGCATAAAGAATCTATCTTCAAGTGATATTGGTTTTCAATATAGGAGTTCAAATATCACTTCAGGTGCGATTATCCTCAGCACTATTTTATGCCTTAGGAGAGACGAGCCTTTTAAAATTAAAAAAAGATTTGTAGAATTCATCAATGAAAAAAAATCAAGACAGCCTGTGTCAAAACTATCAGCAGGATGCGTTTTTAAAAATCCAAAAGATATAGCTGCTGGCAAACTCATAGCTGATGCGGGATGCAAGGGTATGAGGTTTGGGGATATAGAGGTCAGCACAATGCATGCAAATTTTTTTATAAATAGAGGAAAAGGAACAGCAGATGATTTTCTCAAACTTATGGATATTGTGAGCAAAAAGGTAAAAGATAAATTTGGGATAGTTCTTGAGCCAGAGATAAAGGTATTAGGGAGATAA
- a CDS encoding D-alanine--D-alanine ligase: MVTNKRIGVLAGGTSAEREISLKSGNAIYKALLNLGYDVVFVDVSNNICEDLKKKNVEIAFLALHGGHGENGAIQGLLEVMGISYTGSGVLSSAIAMDKEASKKVFLYHDIPVAPFVVINREQLGERINAQLITAIVDFPLPWVVKPVAEGSSIGVNIVKECEDIDDAVHSAFLYGSKIIVEKYISGREIQIGVLGQRVLGGVEVRPSTEFYSYEAKYTPGLTEYILPPEIDGYAYETLKNMALKAHNALGCRGATRVDFILDESNEPYILEVNTIPGMTETSLLPKIAKLSGLDFPDLIEEIIRQALIDKD; the protein is encoded by the coding sequence ATGGTAACGAATAAAAGAATAGGGGTTCTTGCAGGAGGGACATCTGCTGAGAGAGAGATTTCCCTTAAAAGTGGTAATGCTATTTATAAGGCTTTACTTAATCTCGGATATGATGTTGTCTTTGTTGATGTGTCTAATAATATTTGTGAAGACTTAAAAAAGAAAAATGTAGAGATTGCATTTTTGGCACTCCACGGTGGACATGGTGAAAATGGTGCTATACAGGGGCTTCTTGAGGTGATGGGGATTTCATATACAGGCTCTGGTGTTTTATCATCTGCTATTGCTATGGATAAAGAGGCATCTAAAAAAGTATTTCTTTATCATGATATTCCTGTAGCACCTTTTGTGGTAATTAACAGGGAGCAGTTAGGAGAGAGGATAAATGCCCAGTTGATAACTGCTATTGTTGATTTTCCATTGCCATGGGTTGTGAAGCCTGTTGCAGAGGGATCGAGCATAGGCGTGAACATTGTGAAGGAATGTGAAGATATAGACGATGCGGTGCATAGTGCTTTTTTATATGGCAGTAAAATAATTGTCGAGAAATACATAAGCGGCAGGGAGATTCAGATAGGTGTTCTTGGGCAGAGGGTGCTTGGCGGTGTAGAGGTAAGGCCGTCAACAGAATTTTATAGCTATGAAGCAAAATATACGCCAGGTCTTACAGAGTATATACTTCCACCCGAGATTGATGGATATGCCTATGAAACACTTAAGAATATGGCATTGAAGGCGCATAATGCACTTGGGTGCAGAGGTGCTACAAGGGTTGATTTTATTTTAGATGAATCTAATGAACCATATATACTCGAGGTAAACACGATACCGGGCATGACAGAAACGAGTCTTTTGCCTAAGATTGCAAAGTTATCAGGACTTGATTTCCCTGATTTAATAGAGGAGATAATAAGGCAGGCATTGATAGATAAAGATTAA
- a CDS encoding type II toxin-antitoxin system HicB family antitoxin produces the protein MALKDDHYTYRVTWSAADNEYVGLCAEFPSLSWLSKTPEEALKGIRKLVADVIVDMRKTGEVIPEPITNRHYSGKFVVRVTPETYKDLAIQAAESGVSLNRLVAAKLSR, from the coding sequence ATGGCACTGAAAGATGATCATTACACTTACAGGGTAACATGGTCGGCGGCAGATAATGAATATGTCGGGCTGTGCGCTGAATTTCCGAGCTTAAGCTGGTTATCGAAAACTCCGGAAGAGGCTTTAAAGGGTATTCGTAAATTAGTTGCCGACGTAATAGTGGATATGAGGAAAACAGGTGAAGTTATACCAGAGCCGATAACAAACCGCCATTACAGCGGAAAATTCGTTGTGCGTGTTACTCCAGAAACATATAAAGATCTTGCCATACAGGCGGCTGAAAGCGGGGTAAGCTTAAACCGTCTTGTTGCTGCTAAATTAAGCCGGTGA
- a CDS encoding type II toxin-antitoxin system VapB family antitoxin: MDRDKLKAALENGYVEWQRHALERIIERGISRKAVKENIMPTNLAIDEKLLNEALKVSGHKTKKNTVNEALKEFIQRRKQKDILSLFGKD, from the coding sequence ATGGATAGAGATAAGTTAAAAGCCGCTCTTGAGAATGGTTATGTGGAATGGCAGAGACATGCTCTTGAACGAATAATAGAAAGGGGCATATCAAGAAAGGCTGTTAAGGAGAATATTATGCCTACAAATCTTGCAATAGATGAAAAGCTTTTAAATGAAGCCTTGAAGGTGAGCGGTCATAAGACCAAGAAGAATACGGTAAACGAGGCGTTAAAAGAATTTATCCAACGGAGAAAACAGAAGGATATTCTCTCGCTTTTTGGAAAAGATTGA
- the leuC gene encoding 3-isopropylmalate dehydratase large subunit: MTITEKILAAHADKKEISAGELINAKVDLILANDITAPIAIQEFKKIGAKNVFDKDRVAFIPDHFTPQKDIKAAEQCKLLRDFSKEYHLGLYFEIGRMGIEHALLPEQGLVVPGDLVIGADSHTCTYGALGAFATGVGSTDVAAAMATGECWFKVPESMKFIYYGRLNKWVGGKDLILYTIGDIGVDGALYRAMEFEGETIRNLPMHSRLTMCNMAIEAGGKSGIIVPDSITEEYVKDRAKRPYKFYISDSDAKYVEIREYDCSKIPLTVACPHLPSNTKPASELSHITIDQVVIGSCTNGRLEDLREAAQVIKGRKVNPNIRMIVIPATQQIYKDAMKEGLIDIFIDAEAVVSTPTCGPCLGGHMGILAKGERAIATTNRNFVGRMGHPESEVYLSNPAVAAASAVLGRIGVPEELGL, translated from the coding sequence ATGACTATTACTGAAAAGATTCTTGCAGCACATGCAGACAAGAAAGAAATTTCTGCTGGCGAACTAATAAATGCAAAGGTCGACCTTATCCTTGCTAATGACATTACCGCTCCTATCGCGATTCAGGAATTTAAAAAAATAGGAGCCAAAAATGTATTTGATAAAGACAGGGTGGCATTTATCCCAGACCATTTTACACCCCAAAAAGATATAAAGGCCGCAGAGCAGTGCAAACTCTTAAGGGATTTTTCAAAAGAATACCATCTGGGTCTATACTTTGAGATAGGAAGAATGGGGATAGAGCATGCACTTTTGCCTGAACAGGGACTTGTCGTACCGGGAGACTTAGTTATCGGTGCTGATAGCCATACATGCACATACGGCGCACTTGGTGCATTTGCAACAGGTGTTGGCTCAACAGATGTAGCTGCTGCAATGGCAACAGGTGAATGCTGGTTTAAGGTGCCTGAATCCATGAAATTCATATATTATGGAAGGCTTAATAAATGGGTTGGAGGCAAGGATTTAATACTTTATACCATTGGAGATATAGGTGTTGATGGTGCCTTATACAGGGCAATGGAATTTGAAGGAGAGACAATAAGAAATTTGCCTATGCACAGTAGGCTCACCATGTGCAACATGGCAATAGAGGCTGGCGGCAAAAGTGGCATAATCGTTCCTGACAGCATAACAGAGGAATATGTAAAAGACAGGGCTAAAAGGCCTTATAAATTTTACATATCGGATTCAGATGCAAAATATGTTGAAATCAGGGAATATGACTGCTCAAAGATACCGTTAACAGTGGCATGTCCGCATCTTCCGTCAAATACAAAGCCGGCATCGGAACTCTCACACATCACCATAGATCAGGTAGTAATAGGCTCTTGCACAAACGGCAGACTTGAAGACTTAAGAGAGGCTGCACAGGTTATCAAAGGGAGAAAAGTAAATCCGAATATCAGGATGATTGTCATTCCCGCAACACAGCAGATTTATAAAGATGCAATGAAAGAAGGGCTTATAGACATTTTCATAGATGCAGAGGCAGTTGTCTCAACACCAACATGCGGGCCATGCCTGGGCGGACATATGGGAATACTTGCAAAAGGAGAAAGGGCTATAGCAACTACAAACAGGAATTTTGTGGGGAGAATGGGACACCCAGAAAGCGAGGTCTATCTCAGTAATCCGGCAGTAGCAGCGGCATCAGCAGTGCTTGGAAGAATCGGCGTGCCAGAGGAATTGGGATTGTAG
- a CDS encoding toxin HicA: MRSNPQNVRFADLCVVCDYYFGTARQKGTSHGIYKTPWQWDPRINIQNNRGKANAYQVKQLLKAIEILEVNHGTER, translated from the coding sequence ATGAGAAGCAATCCTCAAAATGTGCGCTTCGCTGACTTATGCGTGGTTTGTGATTACTACTTTGGAACTGCCCGACAAAAAGGAACCAGTCATGGGATATATAAAACACCGTGGCAGTGGGACCCGAGAATTAATATTCAAAACAACAGAGGAAAGGCTAATGCATATCAGGTAAAACAATTACTTAAAGCTATCGAGATATTGGAGGTAAATCATGGCACTGAAAGATGA
- the ftsA gene encoding cell division protein FtsA, with product MAEKKRKGSNIVVGLDVGTTKICAIAGEITEDGVDILSVSSHPSNGIRKGVVIDIEATANSIKKAISDIEEQIGINVRDVYVGIAGSHIKSFSSYGAVGIKGKEVMSEDVERAIDSASAVYVPLDREILHVLPTDFILDGQDGIKDPVGMAGVRLEVKVYIVTGSVASVQNLLKCCERAGLNVVDIVLQPLASAEATLNNDERDMGIALVDIGGGTTDIAIYREGWLRHTAVLGIGGNHFTNDLSIGLRLPFNEAERVKKRYGAIALDTDNSEVEVVAIDGQVRGIPRKYITEILQPRCEELLELIRQEIDGVQNNGVAVSGVVLTGGASLLSGFDRLAETILSMPVRIGYPHLSHKNFSEDNNGMRILRGEFNNPMYATGIGLVLYGIGSMMPFERDGSNSFIKILNKMAGWFKKIAGRR from the coding sequence ATGGCAGAGAAAAAAAGAAAAGGCAGCAATATTGTTGTTGGACTCGATGTAGGTACGACAAAGATATGTGCTATTGCAGGGGAGATTACCGAAGATGGAGTGGATATACTTTCTGTAAGTTCGCACCCTTCAAATGGCATTAGGAAAGGTGTTGTGATAGATATAGAGGCTACAGCAAACTCTATAAAAAAAGCCATATCAGATATCGAGGAACAAATAGGTATCAATGTTAGGGATGTTTATGTGGGCATTGCAGGAAGCCATATAAAGAGTTTTAGTAGTTATGGAGCAGTTGGAATAAAAGGTAAAGAGGTAATGAGCGAAGATGTAGAGAGGGCGATAGATTCTGCAAGTGCGGTATATGTGCCGCTTGACCGAGAGATACTTCATGTTCTTCCAACTGATTTTATCCTCGATGGACAAGACGGGATAAAGGACCCTGTTGGCATGGCAGGGGTGAGGCTTGAGGTAAAGGTTTATATTGTTACAGGCTCTGTTGCATCTGTACAGAATTTGTTGAAGTGTTGTGAAAGGGCTGGACTTAATGTTGTGGACATTGTTCTTCAGCCGCTTGCCTCAGCAGAAGCAACATTAAACAATGATGAAAGAGACATGGGAATAGCACTTGTGGATATTGGAGGTGGAACAACTGATATAGCCATTTATAGGGAGGGATGGCTTAGACATACAGCAGTGTTGGGGATAGGGGGTAATCATTTTACGAATGACCTGTCGATTGGGCTGAGACTGCCTTTTAATGAGGCAGAAAGGGTAAAAAAGAGATATGGGGCTATTGCCCTTGATACAGACAATTCCGAAGTAGAGGTCGTGGCGATTGATGGGCAGGTGAGAGGGATACCCAGAAAATATATTACCGAAATACTCCAGCCGAGGTGTGAAGAACTTCTGGAACTTATAAGACAGGAAATAGATGGTGTTCAAAATAATGGTGTTGCTGTATCAGGTGTTGTTTTAACAGGAGGAGCGTCATTGCTTTCAGGCTTTGATAGGCTGGCAGAGACAATTTTATCTATGCCTGTTCGAATAGGTTATCCACATTTATCACACAAAAATTTCTCTGAAGATAATAATGGCATGCGCATACTGAGGGGAGAGTTTAACAATCCCATGTATGCTACAGGTATAGGGCTTGTGCTTTATGGTATTGGCTCTATGATGCCATTTGAAAGAGATGGTTCTAATTCGTTTATTAAGATTCTAAATAAAATGGCAGGATGGTTTAAGAAAATAGCAGGTAGGAGGTAA
- a CDS encoding cell division protein FtsQ/DivIB — translation MDIGRRNLRSLQRKKEKKKIKLFVFLFLTFVAAFFTSYFLIKNNMLVRDIVFVGNHHLKTDELRSLIKIKKGDELFGISGRELYDRLRTSPWIRDAIIKKELSGRVLINVIEAVPVAVLSMAGRAYLIDKEGNILEPMKEGTVLFLPVIKDIDYKNNREAYLEAVRFVNVLHNKRVMPYGDVIEITGQRPEDITLKFDKISIKIGMGDFEKKLERLEFVRDEIEKRKISVEYIDLRFANKIIVKPTGDMEREQISN, via the coding sequence ATGGACATAGGCAGAAGAAATCTGAGGTCACTGCAGAGGAAAAAGGAAAAAAAGAAGATTAAATTATTTGTTTTTCTTTTTTTGACTTTTGTTGCTGCTTTTTTTACTTCATATTTTTTGATAAAAAACAACATGCTGGTCAGGGATATTGTTTTTGTGGGCAACCATCACCTCAAGACAGATGAGTTAAGGTCATTGATAAAGATTAAAAAAGGAGATGAACTTTTTGGGATTTCAGGGAGAGAGCTTTATGATAGACTTAGAACATCACCATGGATAAGAGATGCGATTATTAAGAAGGAACTTTCAGGGAGGGTGCTGATAAATGTAATAGAGGCAGTTCCTGTTGCAGTTTTAAGCATGGCTGGCAGAGCATATCTTATAGATAAGGAAGGGAATATACTTGAACCAATGAAAGAAGGAACGGTTTTATTCCTTCCTGTAATCAAAGACATTGATTATAAAAACAATAGAGAGGCATATTTAGAGGCAGTTAGATTTGTAAATGTGCTTCATAATAAAAGGGTGATGCCTTATGGAGATGTTATTGAAATAACAGGGCAGAGGCCTGAAGATATTACATTGAAGTTCGATAAAATATCTATAAAGATTGGCATGGGTGACTTCGAAAAGAAACTCGAGCGTCTTGAGTTTGTGAGAGATGAAATAGAAAAGAGGAAAATATCTGTTGAATATATAGACCTGAGATTTGCAAATAAGATAATAGTTAAGCCTACAGGCGATATGGAAAGAGAACAGATTTCAAATTAA